The genomic region GGCAGATGCTttactgaggggaaaaaagcggggtggggggcacaaGCCCTTCTTACTTTTAGGCTTGAGATACTACACTGAGGCTTACTGAGATAAAATCAAGGTATTGGCAGGGCAGTGTTTCTTTCGGGGACTTAAGTGGAGAATGTACTTCCTTGCTTTTTAACTCCCAGAGGCAGTCCTTATATTCCTGGTTCTTGGCTCCTTCCATTTTCAAAGCCAGCAGCATAAGAATCTCCAGTGAAGATCAGGTCTTCTCTATGAGTGATCCTCCTACCTTCTTATTAAGAACACTTGAGATTTCTTTTAGGTCTACGTGGATGGTTCAAGAGAGCCTCCCCATCCCAGGAGTTTCAATTGCATCTATAAAGTTCGTTTTGCTGTGTACAGTGACACAGTCACAGGTTCTCAGAAAATAGGGCATACGAAGTTCCCTGTCAAGCTCACCCTTCCATCTCTCAACATGACCTCCAGCCCCTTGTGCTTTGGTTGTTTTTGACATGAGGGTTCTTGTTTTTGCCTGGACTGCCCTAGATCATGAGCCTGTGATTCTCCTAAATGGAGGGATACTTCCTTGTTGGAAAGACAGGCATGAACACCATTCAACATTTATTGATGGGGGTAGTGGGGTTGCTTTTCTCAGGCTGGCCCAAACCATGCtttctaaatctcagcctcttgagtagctcctGGTCCCTTGTCTGGCCACACCAGCTTCAGTTCtttaaagcatttcttttttttacttgcattttcctaattttttattttagattactcatctttttcctaatttttacaACGTCTTTTATGTTGAGGGATTCACTATTTTGTTTGTGCTACAAATACAGCTATAATTTGGCTTTTGATTTGGTTTGTGATATCTTTTGTAGGCCAGACTTAAATTTTTATGTGGGGTTGTCACTTTTAAACAGTTCTTCCCGAGTTTATATGTTTAGAAAGATCTTTCTCAGTCCAAGGTGAGAAACAAAACcttgattttttccaagacctacATGGCTTAATTTTATGTTTCATTGTGATCTGTCAGGAATTTTAAAAACTGGGGAATGATACATCACACTTAATTGATTCATAGGCTGTGTTTTCTTAACTTTTAAAAACTACCTTGCATTACTTTTTTTGAGTGTTCAATTCTGATCTAAAAACCTGAATGCACGGGTGATGCTGTACTGTAGCTGAGCGTTTGGGTTATAAAGGCTGAAAGATATCAAGAGCTATTTGTTGTCTTAATGTGCAATTTGAAAACTGTCTTATGTGTTTGTCATTCTAAACCCTTAGCTTGAAAAGCAGTGATTATTCCCTAAGGCAAAGTACATACATTTGAAGGTCCAGAAATGATTTAGAAATGAAATGTCCTAACCTGGAGCTCATTTATCCAGTTGATAGCATTTttagtacgtgtgtgtgtgtgtgtgtgtgtgtgagagagagagagagagagagagagagagagagagagagagaaagagacagagggagggagggaaggagagagatcctGTGGTTGGTGAAGTGCTTTAAATAAGACAGCTCCTTTTATGAGTACTGGTAAGGGTTATCGTTCATCTGTTTGGGCAGCCTCTCCACCAACTCTTTTTAAGCAccagaaacagtgacagaaagttGATTTTCTCTGGGAGCAACTAATTTAAGTAAGTAGAAACAGCTTGTCTCATCACACTGATTGGAACTGGAATTTTACTGCTTAGATTAACATCTTACTGAGtgacatcatttttttctttgatgaagCATTTTTATTCCTCAAAAATAATGAAGATGTTTGCAATGTAGTAACTTATTGTACCTATTTCCTCACCttatcatatatttatatcttgCCTCAAGGCAACCTTTGCATCAATTATTACAGGGAATCATTAAGACAGCAGTCAGAATGTAACTTGAGTTTTGTATCACTTTTTTTGTGCTGAGTGTTCtctaaagaacaaaaactatgagAACATCTCCACATTCTACAGTTGTAAGTCACTTCTTTAAGTCTTTAAAGGAAATTTAGTGTGAACTTGGCTATGTTGATGAAGGGTAATGGGTATGTAACTTCAGTTGTAATTCCCTAGCAGTTTCAGAGAAcatctgtctcttcctttcctccttggcCTTAAGATTTTGTggcctttttcccccctttctcaaCTCATTGTAAAGTAAAGCATTTTGTTTATTATGATGTATGAAGTCCAGATACCTTTTCATTGGCTCcatctttgctttgttttattttatccttgCACAAGTCACTATTCCTTAAGATTTAAGGACCTAAAACAACAATGTAGTTATCATCCTAGAGTTTGTTGGATGCTTTGCCTCTGAGTTCTCCATGGTTAAGTGGTCTGTGGGGGCTGCCGTGTCAATGCACAGCTCAGAGGACCCACTGGCATGTTCATTCTGTGGCTTCTGGCAGGGCTCAGCTATGAGagatgaatgagagagagaaggaggaaggtgggagtcAGCCTTTTTCATAGCCTACTCTTGGTCACTTACTAAATGCTCAATATTAAAAAACGAATCACTGCGTGCAGCTCACACTCAAAGGGAGGGGGGAGTGCATGAGGCTAAGAGGATCCGGAGCTGCCAAGGCTCTGGTGGCCATCTTAGAGGCAGCCTGTCATATGGCCCAGGAAGTTTTTACTTGATGCACTTTGCTTAGTAGACTTTATGTGCCCAGGAGTGCTCCCTGGCACTCCTCCCTCCTTGCGTAGAGACACACAGAAGACAAGCGTGACAAACAGAGGCATGCAGCTTTCTAGATGGTGCTCTTAGAGGAACAGACTGTTTTTTTGAGTGATCCTTCCTACTTCCCATCGGCTGGTATTAAGATAGCGTGGACTGTATGGAAGGATATAGTCTAGCCAGATGGTCCGAGCCTGCACCCCTAAGGGCTTTGTGGAGCAGAGCACTGGCTCCTGCTTTCAACAGGAGAGAATGAAACTTTATGTGGATTgagccatttttttaaattgggggggggggttctattATAAAGGGCCAAACCGGAGggggttttttttggcggggggggggggtggggatagAGGGGCattactggatttgaactcacacttgctaggaagtttgctctgccacttgagctacacctccagtgatctttttttatgttttgctttgttttctagaCAGGGTCTGGGCCGGCTTCAGACAGTGATCTTCCAACctgtgcctcccaagtagctgggattacaagtatgcgccaccatgcctggcttattttctgAGATAGAGTTTCTCTGCCTTTTTTCTTGTATTAGCCTCAAgctgtgctctctctctcatctttacctcctgagtacctgagaTAATAGGGGTATACCACTATGCCCACCCAAACCTGATCCTTAAATAATACGGGTGGGATGTGTAGGGAAGAAAAAAACTCATATATTTAGTTAGGAAAACTGAAGGAATTGTAACCTAGTTAAGTGGTACAAGGTTTAGGGAAGGATGATTGGTTCCCATTTGTATATGCTGATTTCAATATGGCTTGTATTATTTATTACCTTTGGTCCTAACTTATATAGACCATGAtgccagctttgatttttttttttcttggttcacTGCCCACTCTCATCCAAGTGCAGTGTCTACATTCAAATTACATAAATTACTAACACTAATATCTTGTGTTCCCTACCCTTAACCTTCTGAATTGTGTAGtacacatttccagcccaagtcTCTGTATTTGTATTCTAAATACTACCTGCTTTGAAAGTAGAACTGTTGAAGAgctaggtttattgggcttgtctatgcctttctttttttgtcttatgTTATTTGAAAATTCCTGTGAATATATCATTTCTGTTATAATCATGGAAGCAAATACTATTAGAATTACTGAACAAGTCTTGAAAAATCTCCTTATTCTTAGTGTAATGTTTCTGCTTTATTGAATTTCTACTTGTGttcttaaaacttatttttaaagaaaacttttgtGACTAGATTCACTCGATTTGTTGGGTTATATGTGTCCTCTATTTTCCTGTGTTTTAGCCTAAAGTACTTAAAGGAAAAAGTACAGGACGGGAAAAAAAGGTCATCCATCCCTACAGTAGAAAAGCAGCTCAGATTACCAGGGAAGcccacaaacaagacaaaaaggaaaagtaagtgtcttttcatcctttgcctTACATATTGGGCCATTCCTTTATGCATTTATTCCTtggtttctttccctctcctcctttaaTAAACATTTGTTCCGTGTTTTCTTTGTACCAAGTATAAACTGAACATAACTTCTACACTTACAGAGCTTATCAGAAACAGTTAAATAAATTGAAATAGCAGTTTGtgatgtgttcaataaataaagatTCGGGAGACTGAAAAGATGTTTCAGAGATTCCTTACAGCGAAGTCATGACCATATAAAAGATATTGGCTATCCTGACATTGTAGTGGATGTTAGATGTATTTGCATACTAGCTGGTGGAAACCTGCACTTTTATGTTTCTGTGTTGATGTTTTGCCCGAGACCTAAAGCCTGTGGCCTTGCCTTTCCAACAAGTTTCCAGATGGTGCAGATGTGGTCGCTGCCAGGGTGGCACTTCCTGATATCTGCTGAGCTGTACCATTACTTAGTAATTTCTAAAAAAAACTCTTTTTCCTTGAATGCCACTTTTCTGTTCTAAAGAGACATGTTATCAATCAAAACCCAGGAAATAGTATTTGCAGCCAGGGATGGTCTGAGCCATAGATATGCTTGTGTGTTCTTGGTAGTGCAAAGGTTGTAAAACTTTTATAGTAACTCCACGCTCTGTTTTGTAACCTGACAGTATCAGAGGAAGATGGAGGGAAAAGCAATTTGGTTAGCGTTTGGTTAATGCTTTGTTAATTCTGTGTTCATGAATCTATCTAGTGACCTTTGTAGTCCCAGTTGCATATGTTCAATATTTTAAGACATATAGGTTGAGAGTATCCTTTATCAGAAATGCTTGATGCCAGAAGTATTTTTTGATTCTGGGTTGTTACAGATTTTGGGgtatttgcatatacatatattcaatatACACATGTTGAAAATCAAGTCTAAAcacaaaatgtatttatatttcatatatacctTATACACATAACCTGAAGGGAGTTTTATACCGAATTTTTAGTGTATCAGTGAATCAGATTAGTTATGAAATTCTCAAGGATGGGGTGCTGGTGCTGAAAAAGTAAAGCCAATCAAGTTAACACTGTTAACCATCACAACATTCCATGTTTGTATATTATTAGCGTTATTTTTGTAAGTGTAAAAGAATGAAGTTTAAATGAAAGTTCTTGGGGCAGTGtttctttttgtagttttgaCAGATTTCTAAAACTTGATTGGGAAGTTTTCTAATGTATGTACACTTTTCTTTCaagaatgaagaatgaaaagGCCTTGCGGCTCAACCTTATTGGTAAGTGGGTTTGCTCATTTGAAACCCTGGCTACGGTATAGTACATTTTTTCCCAatgtcaatttttctttttgctttcttagtGAAATATTATGTTTGTTCACCTGTTCTGGatgttgaacacagggcctcacacttgctttcTTTGCTAGTGCAAAGAACTCTAGCTAgaatttttgctgattattttggaattGCAGTCTCAAGTACTTTTTGACTGAGACtgaatttgaactgtgatactccagatctcagtctcctgagtagctagggttatagggaTAACCCAAAGGTACCCAGCCAGCTTTGAAATGTTGTTCTTATCAGTACAGCCTTGATTATTTCTGACAGACTTGTTTAGCTCTACATAGAACTTTATATTTAGCATTAAAGTGATTTTGCTTCAGTTTTAAATGATTGATACTGAGAATTACAATAATACCTCTGTATTTAAATGATGATTTGTGTGGGGCTAAATTGTCATGGTACTTGTTTGTAGGTGAAAAACTACAGTGGTTCCACAATCATCTGGATCCTCAAAAAGCAAGATATTCAAAAAAAGATGCTTGTGAATTAATTGAAAGGTAAACATGGCATATTGTGAGCTAAGGGTCAGAAAAGGGACTCTCTAGTCTGTTTCTTAAGAGGCTTTGTAGAGGAACAGTTGTGTTTAGTTAGCAGGTTTTGATTTTTCTGGGCCTCAGAGAGGTATTAGAATAGGATAATTAGAATGGCTTCCTAAAACGTTTCATATGCACTGGCTCCTTGCATGAAGGGGTTAGTGGACTGAGGGAAGCTAGCTTGAGGAGCCTCTAGCCCAAGAGCACATCATGTGTCAGACCCAGGAGTAACAGTGAGCCTCAGGTGTTTTGTATGGCTGAAATGATGAGTCCTGAGAGATTCACAAGTGCTATCGGTGACACTTGGCTAATGAAAGCCTTGGAGGTCAAGTCTGAGAGTTTGGACCTCATTTAAGGACATTAGGAGCCGTGGGAGACTTCTGCAGCAAGGACCCCAAATGACCTTATTTAAAGTTCAGGAAGGTCAAGGGGGAAACGTCCTGAGAAGGGATTTGGCTTTGCAAGGGGGCTGTTGAGAGCAGTGCAGTGCAGGTGTGGTGCTGGTGGCCTCTGCTTGGTTAGCATTTGATGAAGAGAAACGAAAGATTTCTAGAGAAGTTACACAAGTAGACATTTCACTCTTTAATGACAGTTTAGGTGTAGAATAACAGGGAGAGAGGAATCCATAGGCCATCTACTTACCTTGCTTGGGCAACTGGATGaatgtgtcctgtgtcctgaaGTGGTGAGCCCAAGAGTGGAGCAGACTCGGTGGAGGAGTTGGAGAGAGAGGAAGTCTAATGACAGGTTCCATGTGTGAGGGGGAAACACTTAGAGACATCTGAATGGACATCCCCTAGCTGATTCAGCAGGAGCCTCCCAGTTCAGCAAGGAGTGGGATGTGCTTTGGTCCCTAAAGTTGAAGAGTTGAATAATCCAGTAAAGGAGTGAGGAAGTTTGAGGACATGATGAGCGCAGGAGTGTAAGCCTTTAGAGCACAGGCGAAGGCTGGGGATTAAGTTCTACCGGGCTGATGTGAGCCCCTCAAGTCATTGTCCTTACCTTTCAGGTATTTAAGTCGATTCAGCGGTGAGCTGGAGCAGATCGAGTTACATAACAGCATCAAGGACCGGCAGGGCAGGCGGCACTCCTCTCGCGAGACAGTCATCAAGCAGACCGTGGAGCGAGAGCGGCAGCAGTATGAAGGTTACGGCTTTGGTATGTTCTTGGTGTGAAATACAGCATGGTACCTACTGAGCAGCTCACTCTATGCTGTTGATTTCTCTTCGTCTCCTTTAGAAGGAAAGGATCGAAGTTTTTCTGCATTCCCaacaaacttttcatttttatgacaGTGACATCCTATCTTTCTGCTGTGTCCatagtatttttctttccttcctagcaagagcctatttttctttgttatagGGTTATTAACTTATGCATCCCCAACTGTATCTTAAATTTCTTTAGATACTAagtctttctcatttttaaaaatcttacatttttGGAATGTGtagaaatcacattttctttattagtATTCTAGCATGTGTAATTAATTCCTAAAGATAACTATGCTGTTAGCCTATTAACACCGCCTGAAGAAAATCATTTAACAGGAGAGGGAATTTGCTACTGAGACTTGCAAAGCCACAGGTTAGTGGTTCTTCAACGGCTCCATGGCCTGCAAGTAGTAGTTGATAAGCTTATTAGTAGTCAGTATAAACAAATACCTTTtgaatttatctgaaaaataaaggttTTGTGGCTTCCCTTAGGGAATATCTCTTAGGTTGATTTGGTAACATCAGGAATAGAGTATAGCTTTCACTTGTAGACTTGAGCATgtattctgtttatttgttttgtttttgttgccagtcctggggcatggactcagggcctgagcactgtcttcggcttctttttgctcaaggataacactctacctcttgagccacagcgccacttccggcttttttctatatatgtggtgctgaggaatcgaacccagggcttcatgtatacgaggtgagcactttaccattaggccatattcccagccccttgagcatGTATTCTAAAGTTGGTTAGAGCCTAACTTTTCAGTCACTCATATTACTTGACTTGGGGTTTATAGGCACTCAAGTTATATAGATGTTTCTACGATAATATAATAAATGGTAtagcaaaatttaaatttaaggaaaataaCTTGACAATATAGGACCCAAAAGGAAGTATTCTGTAGATAATACTAGAAGCTTTGAGTAGATGGTAGTTCCTCTTCATTGCTAAGAAGTGAATTTCTTAactgaaaagcaagaaaaagtaGCTCTAGAACTACATAGATCCACACTTACATCCTTGTAACCTACCTTGTAACAAAATGCAAGTTATTTACCAAAACTTGAGACCTTGTTTTCCTAAATTTACAAATAAAGTATCTAAGCACACTGGAAGTAGAGTCAAGAGAGTTGTTATGTCAAGGACAGTGGGGCGATATAATTTCTTGTTCATGCTAGATTTattaagcactttttttttttgtttgtagtgCTGGAGATTCATGCCAGGGCCactgtacatgctaggcaagtgttgttTTGTTACTGagttgagctacatccccaaagtctccctatgtagctc from Perognathus longimembris pacificus isolate PPM17 chromosome 21, ASM2315922v1, whole genome shotgun sequence harbors:
- the Tma16 gene encoding translation machinery-associated protein 16; translated protein: MPKVLKGKSTGREKKVIHPYSRKAAQITREAHKQDKKEKMKNEKALRLNLIGEKLQWFHNHLDPQKARYSKKDACELIERYLSRFSGELEQIELHNSIKDRQGRRHSSRETVIKQTVERERQQYEGYGFEIPDILNGSNLKTFREWDFDLKKLPNIKMTKVCADDAVPKKRKKKTNVPIDIDLGELELAGQPSDSDEEMTPVHFSLSLS